In Canis lupus familiaris isolate Mischka breed German Shepherd chromosome 5, alternate assembly UU_Cfam_GSD_1.0, whole genome shotgun sequence, a genomic segment contains:
- the RASD1 gene encoding dexamethasone-induced Ras-related protein 1 isoform X2, whose protein sequence is MKLAAMIKKMCPSDSELSIPAKNCYRMVILGSSKVGKTAIVSRFLTGRFEDAYTPTIEDFHRKFYSIRGEVYQLDILDTSGNHPFPAMRRLSILTDPRHQVLPQEQNQGERGRAAGHLRQQG, encoded by the exons ATGAAACTGGCCGCGATGATCAAGAAGATGTGCCCGAGCGACTCGGAGCTGAGTATCCCGGCCAAGAACTGCTACCGCATGGTCATCCTCGGCTCGTCCAAGGTGGGCAAGACGGCCATCGTGTCGCGCTTCCTCACGGGCCGCTTCGAGGACGCCTACACGCCCACCATCGAGGACTTCCACCGCAAGTTCTACTCCATCCGCGGCGAGGTCTACCAGCTGGACATCCTCGACACGTCCGGCAACCACCCGTTCCCGGCCATGCGGCGCCTCTCCATCCTCACTG ATCCTCGACACCAAGTCTTGCCTCAAGAACAAAACCAAGGAGAACGTGGACGTGCCGCTGGTCATCTGCGGCAACAAGGGTGA
- the RASD1 gene encoding dexamethasone-induced Ras-related protein 1 isoform X1, translating to MKLAAMIKKMCPSDSELSIPAKNCYRMVILGSSKVGKTAIVSRFLTGRFEDAYTPTIEDFHRKFYSIRGEVYQLDILDTSGNHPFPAMRRLSILTGDVFILVFSLDNRDSFEEVQRLKQQILDTKSCLKNKTKENVDVPLVICGNKGDRDFYREVEQREIERLVGDDPQRCAYFEISAKKNSSLDQMFRALFAMAKLPSEMSPDLHRKVSVQHCDVLHGKALRNKKLLRAGSGGGDPGDAFGIVAPFARRPSVHSDLMYIREKASGGGQAKDKERCVIS from the exons ATGAAACTGGCCGCGATGATCAAGAAGATGTGCCCGAGCGACTCGGAGCTGAGTATCCCGGCCAAGAACTGCTACCGCATGGTCATCCTCGGCTCGTCCAAGGTGGGCAAGACGGCCATCGTGTCGCGCTTCCTCACGGGCCGCTTCGAGGACGCCTACACGCCCACCATCGAGGACTTCCACCGCAAGTTCTACTCCATCCGCGGCGAGGTCTACCAGCTGGACATCCTCGACACGTCCGGCAACCACCCGTTCCCGGCCATGCGGCGCCTCTCCATCCTCACTG GAGACGTTTTCATCCTGGTGTTCAGCCTGGACAACCGCGACTCTTTCGAGGAGGTGCAGCGGCTCAAGCAGCAGATCCTCGACACCAAGTCTTGCCTCAAGAACAAAACCAAGGAGAACGTGGACGTGCCGCTGGTCATCTGCGGCAACAAGGGTGACCGGGACTTCTACCGCGAGGTGGAGCAGCGCGAGATCGAGCGGCTGGTGGGCGACGATCCCCAGCGCTGCGCCTACTTCGAGATCTCGGCCAAGAAGAACAGCAGCCTGGACCAGATGTTCCGGGCGCTCTTCGCCATGGCCAAGCTGCCCAGCGAGATGAGCCCGGACCTGCACCGCAAGGTGTCGGTGCAGCACTGCGACGTGCTGCACGGCAAGGCGCTGCGGAACAAGAAGCTGCTGCGCGCCGGCAGCGGCGGCGGGGACCCGGGCGACGCCTTCGGCATCGTGGCGCCCTTCGCGCGCCGGCCGAGCGTGCACAGCGACCTCATGTACATCCGCGAGAAGGCCAGCGGCGGCGGCCAGGCCAAGGACAAGGAGCGCTGCGTCATCAGCTAg